TGGAGGTACCAAAGTCGGAGATCTTCAAGACGCCACTGTAGGTGTTCACCAAGACATTATCCCcctgatggagagacagaggaaaagacagagagacagacacaacttacatttttatacTGAGCCAACTCATCTCTTATAATCTGCTTTTTGGGAAAAACCAAGGTGTTACTCTATAAACTTGGTTTCTGTTCCAGCACTTGGATCAGTTTGTCCACAGCAGACGATATTAATAACATCAATTGAGGCTGTAATATTGTTcggtgtttttatttacaggctCCTGCTACAACATGTGTTTTCTCAGTGGCAGATAACTTGAGAGAAACAGAGTTAAATTACTTACACCTGctgaaatgtcaaaatgtctgacGTGAGAAATATCCACGGGAGCAGAGAAGGTGAGGCGGGTTGTTCAGAGTGAGTCGGCTTTGAGAGTTGGCCTGCTGCCTTTCAAAGTAAAGCTGCGGAACTCgctttcaagttttattttgtgtaaataGAGATCACCGGattattttggttcagacttattgtcagaaagataaAGGACTGAGGAAACGTAGAATCTACGTCATAATCCCGTGTACCTTGATGTCTCTGTGGACGATCTGGTTCTCATGCAGGTACCGGAGCCCCTCCAGGATCTGTCTGGTGTAGAAGATGATCGTCGCCTCCTTCAGCGGACCCCATTTCGACCGCAGCAACGCCGACAGGCTtcctggagagaggagagaaggagtgtCCATAACCTATCATGAAACGGGAAGACGACCAAGCAGTTAGAGAGACCGCCCAGCAACCCAGAGGTCACAAGCATCGATCTCGATAAAAGACACTTTGTGAGAACATCTGCCGTCCAGCTCGGGTTGAGATCgacaaatacaataaataattatatgTTCTCCATGTGTTTCATATTCCTCTTTGAGGTTCAGATAAATGTCCTATATTACAATTTGTCAGTGTTTATAGAGATATTCCCCcacacataataataattacctCCAGGCACTTGCTCCATGAAGATCTTGATGTATCCGTTCTCAGACACAGAGCCCAGGTACTGGACGATGTTCCTGTGCTTCAGATACTTGTGAAGAGCGATCTCCTCGTGAAGCGGCTGCGAGTATCTGAtccacagaaagagacagaggtcAGGATCATCCGTTCATCAACCTGCCTCATACAAAGCCTTCTGGTACAAACCCGACTGATATCTATTATCCTGGGTCATTATGGTTTTGGACTACAAGCGCCcacctgctgtctctctctggaatCTCCTTGATGGCGATCCGGACCTGGTTGCTCATGTCTCTCCCAGCGAACACCACTCCGTAGGTTCCTCGCCCCAGCACCACCCTGTCCTCCTTCTCATTTGTGTCATACTCAtactgataacacacacacaaatattgttAAATAATGTCATAATGTACTCGCTACACAAATATGTGCAAACCCCGCTGACCTCCAGTGTGTCTCCATCTCCTTCCCCTTCCAGCTCCACAGCATTTCCTGTCCCATCAGATATCATCTCCTTCACCATGGAGCAGAATCTgatgcacatgtacacacacacacacacacagacacacacacacacacacacaacacacactacaTCAGCTCCCATTCCCAGCTGGCAGGTCACGTTGTGATACAAATGCACATACGTAcgatacaaacacagacacacacacacacacacacacacacacacacacacctacacagacacatctagaggtgtgtgtcctcaccGACCGCACTGCTCCTCAGTGGAGAAGTAGATCTGGAAGTCGTCGGAGTTGTCGTGGACGTAGAGGAAGCAGCAGCGCTCGTCGAACTTGCTGATGCTGCAGGGAAGTCGGATCAGAGGGTAGAATTAAAAAGATCTATTAgaatataataaatcaaatattcatGATTCCTCTGAAACAATTTGTTAATTTCATACCTGATGCCTTTTATGGACATTGTAGTAAAGTTCCACTCGTGTATACCCTTCTGTAACGAAGGTGATTTCATAGTTTTAGTTGCACAGTTTAGGACTCACTCAAAGtcatacataataaaaaatgtatttccatcCCCTCCTGCTATGCAAacattatgatcattattataattgatGAGTGAGGTGTCATCTGCCACGTCACATCCTTTATGGCAATTATTCACTATTTCTGTTTCcattgcattttgttttttatcaataaacaaactttaaacCTCAGACAAGCCCAGTTTGTCCAATGCGTCAAACTTTCTGCACATTTTCTATTTACTCATCTACACAATAGGTATTAAAACAGGCGGATGTCGGATGCAATAAGCTGCTGTGGTAGAGACAGGAACATTCTTACAGTTTCAGCAGGAGAAACGTGCCAGATGGAGACGTTCTTCTCTTCGGCCTCGTTGTTGATGGACACATACGAGGGCTGGTAAACCTTCGTTGGCTCCAGAATCAACACCTGAGAAAGAACAGATGAAGAGATGGGTTTACATTTGGCTCTGAATACTGTgtctggtggtgtgtgtgtgggttgggtGTCTCGTACTGGAAAGCGCAGTCGGTTGGTGGTGCGCTGCGTCGCCTCCACGATGATGTCCATCCAGAAGTTGAGTCGCTCCCTCTGAGGAGAATACTCCAGGTTCTGCTTCTTGAACCTCTGGATCAGCTGCAGGTTCTGCACCACCGACCGCAGATACctggaagagagaaaagatgaaATGAATATGAGGATTGAGATTGATTATTCAGATTGTTGTGCTGTGCCTGAAGGAGtctttaaataaaagtgtttacCAGAGAGGTGGCTTCAGTTTGAAGAGCTTCTCTGCAGCCTGAGTAGCTTTGGGGATGTCGCTGGCCAACATGCTGACGGTGAAGAACTGTCCCACGTCCCAGTAGTTGTTCATCTTCTCCAGGGATCCTTTCCGTCCAAGCAAACTGTTCAACCTCACACCTAAGACATGATTTATCAGGATGGACCAAGAGGGAAAAACATCAATTTGTCGAGGAGGGTCAGGTTCAGGCTCCTCTCACCTATTTTCCTCAGTTCAATCGAGCTCTCAAACTGCTGCCCGGCCACGATGAGCAGGACGGCCAGGTTGATCCCGGAGTAGAGAGTGGGCTGCAGCTCGAACCCCTTCCTGTACCTGGAGGTGGAGGACGGCACCTTGTTAACGAACACCCAGGAGGACGTgcacagcaaacacagacatgagacCCCGAGCTCTTACCACTGAATGGCATTGTCTCTGTTTATCATGTCTTTACAGTCAGAGTCCAGGAAGATGTCCTTGTAGATTCGTCCACAGAGGCAGAACATGTCGGGTGCAGGATGCTCACATGACTCCAGCACCTGAAGCATCACTGTGAGAGCCTGCTCCCTGTCACCAGGACTGTTCCTCCTGCACACACATCGACAGGGAACTACTATCATATCTACTACATTTGTATAATTAATAGTATAGTAGAATTTAGCATGCTGTACATTTAATACGTTTGTATAAGTGATTAAAACTTAGCttgataaattaaaataagGTCAAAAGCCGATTTAAGAGGTGAAAATTAagcttgttgtgttgttgctgttgttgttgttgttgtttacctaTTGAGAGCGAAGGCGTAGTGGAACTGGATCATGGGCTGAGTTGCCAGATCACAAGTCGGCAACATTTCCAGGGTTTGCACCAACTTCACCATGGCGTCATAGTCCTGGTGGTCGGATGGaagaaattgtgttttcattttgttcatgTGTATATATTgaaggtgtgttgtgttgtgttagtaCCTGAATGTCTCGGTAGGAGAACAGCAGGTTCATGACGATGTCCTGCGTGAGGACCTCGGTGTTGTCGATCCGGAGCTTGATGCGGGAGAGCTCCTTGGCCAGTTCCTCTCCCTGATATTTCTCCCGGGCCTTCCGGATGTCGTTCAGCAGGGTGTCCTTATAGGAGGCGCTGAGGACAACAAGACAAGGGAGGACATGATGCTTTGGTCATATTGAGTATTCCATATTTGTGAAATGAGAAGGAAAATAGCTGCCGTTTTGTGCGAGGGGAccagtgaacatttaaaaaaaacacttatcaTAAACACCGCCATTTAATTCACTTGTTGGTTATGTTTGCGAGATAGTGTGATGCATGCTGGGACACGCTGTCCTCAATACCCCTTGAAGTGGACGTCCTGTCCTGCGTGTGACTCTCACCAGGACGTGACGTGGATGTCCTTCAGCAGGCTGGTGAAGCGGTCGGTCAGGGGGACGCACAGTGGTCCCAGCAGGTTGTCCCAGCTGGGCTGCATGTACTCGCTGGCCCTGCGCTGGGCGTCGCTCTCACAGCACATGTACTCGTGGTTGGGCGTCACGATGTAGGGGATGAAGTAGTAGTTCCCACTGGAGGCCTGCAGggggaagagaaaacacaacaacacaacataaacatcaAGGAAAGCAGGAGTAATAAGGGACGGGCTGATGGGATGGAGAGAAAGTGGATTAGACGGTGATAAATGAGGAGGATCCGATGTTCAGTGGCATCAGCAAACTTTAACACAAGCTCAATATCCAGTGTAACACAAActaatccacacaaacacacactctgcatctCCACATCTTATTGCCTTTTCTTTTGTGATCTTTTTTGCTTCatctttaaagtttattttgatGAGTAGCCTTCTCCTCTTCCACTTTCTTCTTGTTATTTAGCTGATTTAGTATTTATTACTATGAAAGATCCTCTATAGTGTTATTtcacatgtgtttattttgtttgtttgtcactgGATAAGATCATTAGCTACATGacttaaatgtataaatgacaaaaaaaaaacacaataaaacaaacatcatgGCTTAGTTAACTGCACATTGTGAGAGGATTTCATTTGTTATTCATGCAACATCCCACTGGAGGCTCACTGGTCTCAGCCCCTCGTCCACGCTGTTATTATTAGTCTAGAATCTCCCAGCATGCTTTGGGGCAGCATGGTACCTACTTTATCGCGCAATCCAGAGCCTCTGTACTCTGGAGGCAACGGAACCCACGGAAAACCTAACACTGGAGGACGAGTGGcctgtgccacacacacacacacacacacacaaggacacacaaacacaatatacaCACATTAAATAATTTGCTATAAGTAACTGCCTCTAATAATACAATGGTACAACTCAGGAGgcttgcacgtgtgtgtgtgtgtgtttgtgtgtgtgtgtgtgtgtttgtgtgttgtgtattccTGTGTGCATACATGCAGGTGTGTGAGGACCAACATGTATAGTCACGAATACTATTTCCACACATAGCTTGAGACAGTCTGTGCACATAAatcaaaaggaaacaaacacacatacacaaacacacacacacacacacacacacacacacacatacacagacatacacacaaaataactTGCCGTGTTTTTCTGCGCCACCatgtcctgcagagagaaacaacagaaagtGTGTCagatttggtgtgtgtgtgttagtgtgtgtgtttgtgtactctTGTGTTACACTGCCAAATAACCACTTGGGACAGCTGTCTTCCCCCTGGCAGCACACACTGAatatgccacacacacatactgaccattacaaacatacacacttgTCTCACACACTAGTCTGTAAATAACTCAGTTGATGACTTTGTTCTAAAGAGGTGCGAAGGTATGGCGTGCAGGaactcatgtgtgtgtgtgtgtgtgttagtgagtgtgtgagtatgtgtgtgtaccttcAGTGACTGTGCAGTGTCGGGGTCGGTGTCGTTGTACAGGATGACATTGTTGGCCATGTCGAAACTCTCCCTGACGCCCAGGTGGTAAAACAAAGATGGCTGCCGGAACACGTCACTCATATCCACCACGGCGATGTCTGGAAGGAGGAAGATTGAGAAGCGGAGGagtgaaacaaacaacaacaacaacaacaacaacagcgtgTCTGTAAGGTCAAAGATTGACCTTCATAAGATCAAACTAAATGACAGGAGGGGCTTAAAAGTGGAAATCTATCGGGGCCCTTGAGAACTTTAAAAATGTCTGCAAACGTCTGCAGAAACTCTTTATGAAGTAAATTCAGTATTTTACAACACTTGTTATTTGCTTCCACTTCTTTAAATTCCCCTGGTGATGATTTATCTTTTTGTGTCTCTGGACAATAGTTGAAGGcctgtttctcctctgcagcttcacgagtggagagagaagagagttgGGTGTCATCCGTCCTGGAGCTTTCAGTTATTCCTTAATTTTCATGAAATGCAActtcaaataaaaactttttataAACAACCCCAACAATACTAGATAATATGAATCTGCTAAGGGAGTTTATGTCTGCAGTCATTATAAACCATATCTGCTCGGGAAGCCTTCATTTAGAGGTTAcactcatgtacacacacaacaaaactgcaaccaagtacatttactcacaTGTAGAGCATGAATCAAAGATTCTTTTATCGACTGAAGCAACAAGTCAATGCAGATATGGTATATTTTGATTCTGCGGGTAaatcctctctgtctgttaaTGAACTGGGGTTTTGTATCTGAACACACTCTCGTTACAGAAAAACATCATCTTCTTCACATGTATTAAACTTATAACTCTTAGCAGTATAAGTAGctttttgtgtaaataaaacttTTACGGTTCTGTAAAGTGGATATTGCACATGTAGAATTTGAACAGGTATTATTCTAAATCACTAAATAGGGAATTCGTATTTAAGAACGAATAATTGAGAAGAAGGTTTGAGATGATATGATTTGTACAACAACACTC
The window above is part of the Platichthys flesus chromosome 21, fPlaFle2.1, whole genome shotgun sequence genome. Proteins encoded here:
- the map3k15 gene encoding mitogen-activated protein kinase kinase kinase 15; the encoded protein is MESGQSAQVTDMAGEHSAGASVAERDRTDVSSPSPPFKQRSLRAVYVLNDGLKAVMASSPESGALQCLQRACDSESALLTTVTFGRLDFGETSVLDSFYDADIAVVDMSDVFRQPSLFYHLGVRESFDMANNVILYNDTDPDTAQSLKDMVAQKNTATRPPVLGFPWVPLPPEYRGSGLRDKASSGNYYFIPYIVTPNHEYMCCESDAQRRASEYMQPSWDNLLGPLCVPLTDRFTSLLKDIHVTSCASYKDTLLNDIRKAREKYQGEELAKELSRIKLRIDNTEVLTQDIVMNLLFSYRDIQDYDAMVKLVQTLEMLPTCDLATQPMIQFHYAFALNRRNSPGDREQALTVMLQVLESCEHPAPDMFCLCGRIYKDIFLDSDCKDMINRDNAIQWYRKGFELQPTLYSGINLAVLLIVAGQQFESSIELRKIGVRLNSLLGRKGSLEKMNNYWDVGQFFTVSMLASDIPKATQAAEKLFKLKPPLWYLRSVVQNLQLIQRFKKQNLEYSPQRERLNFWMDIIVEATQRTTNRLRFPVLILEPTKVYQPSYVSINNEAEEKNVSIWHVSPAETKGIHEWNFTTMSIKGISISKFDERCCFLYVHDNSDDFQIYFSTEEQCGRFCSMVKEMISDGTGNAVELEGEGDGDTLEYEYDTNEKEDRVVLGRGTYGVVFAGRDMSNQVRIAIKEIPERDSRYSQPLHEEIALHKYLKHRNIVQYLGSVSENGYIKIFMEQVPGGSLSALLRSKWGPLKEATIIFYTRQILEGLRYLHENQIVHRDIKGDNVLVNTYSGVLKISDFGTSKRLAGVNPCTETFTGTLQYMAPEIIDKGPRGYGAPADIWSLGCTIIEMATGKPPFHELGEPQAAMFKVGMFKIHPEIPESLSPEAKSFILRCFEPDPNKRAIASDLLKDTFVRHNAKGKKSKIAFKPSDYIHNVSLPVQLQCETIGSSSSEPGSVSPDCDSKHDVFFLKKKSSGSENLLKPPNSNYLSVPDEGSVSEDRSAPPSPEDRDGGLFLLKKDSERRSILYKVLNDDQDKVISYLKENHIQGIEELQLSVDHIKQIICILRDFIHSPERRVMAATISKLKLDLDFDSTSINQIQLVLFGFQDSVNKVLRNHHIKPHWMFAMDNIIRRAVQAAITILIPELQTHFGPASECDGAEKEVEVDEEEVELGPVLAPQADDPAATTDPTHPAVSTLNSTHSHEPQRTPLQLGAQLGRLKQETNRLLEELLQKEKEYQQILKLTLQQRSQDMELVRVRHRPPDISPPSIFHVPADHEPDKQLVDWLKEQGADADTIDKFVLDEYMLTDILTEVTKDDLRCLRLRGGVLCRIWRAIQRHRERERLTSDRRSEDDA